The Pseudarthrobacter sulfonivorans genome includes a window with the following:
- a CDS encoding hemolysin family protein: MEWLLLAAGLLLIAGTGFFVAVEFSLIALDQPTVQRAIDNGDTGAVPLLKCLKSLSTQLSSCQLGITLTTLLTGYVMEPSVGRLLEGPLAAVGIPEVAAASVSLVIAMTLATLLSMLLGELVPKNMAIALSFQVGKALARPQLVFTAIFKPAIVVLNGFSNKVLNVFGLEAKEEISGARTPAELASLVRRSAAMGTLDAGTANFVARTLNFSARTAADVMTPRIRMETIDADQPVSDILDAARRTGYSRFPVIGESSDDIKGLVHVKKAVAVPWDRRANLEAGAIMTDVLRVPETIHLDALLAELREGNLQLAIVLDEYGGTAGIATLEDLVEEIVGEVSDEHDKVRPGLLQSASGDWYFPGLLRPDELSEQIPGLTVPDEAAYETVGGYVMSELGRIAAVGDTVEVGGGTLSVTRMDGRRIERISFHPAAPEAEPAPGDGGQR, encoded by the coding sequence ATGGAGTGGTTGCTCCTCGCGGCAGGCCTCCTGCTGATCGCCGGCACCGGCTTCTTCGTCGCCGTCGAATTTTCCCTGATTGCCCTTGACCAGCCCACGGTCCAACGTGCCATCGATAACGGTGACACCGGTGCCGTCCCGCTGCTCAAGTGCCTGAAATCCCTCTCAACCCAGCTCTCCAGCTGTCAGCTCGGCATCACCCTCACCACCCTTTTGACCGGTTACGTGATGGAGCCGTCGGTAGGACGCCTCCTCGAGGGCCCGTTGGCCGCCGTCGGAATTCCCGAAGTGGCTGCCGCGTCCGTTTCCCTGGTCATAGCCATGACGCTGGCAACGCTGTTGTCCATGCTGCTTGGCGAACTGGTGCCCAAGAACATGGCCATTGCGCTCTCGTTCCAAGTGGGCAAGGCGCTGGCGCGGCCGCAGCTGGTTTTTACCGCCATCTTCAAACCCGCCATCGTGGTGCTCAACGGCTTTTCCAACAAAGTACTGAACGTCTTTGGCCTGGAGGCCAAGGAAGAGATTTCCGGTGCCCGGACGCCGGCCGAGCTCGCCTCCCTGGTGCGGCGCTCCGCCGCCATGGGAACGCTCGACGCCGGGACGGCCAACTTTGTGGCCCGCACACTGAACTTCTCGGCCCGGACGGCCGCCGACGTTATGACGCCCCGGATCCGGATGGAAACCATCGACGCCGACCAGCCCGTCTCGGACATCCTGGACGCCGCCCGGCGCACCGGGTACTCCCGCTTCCCCGTCATCGGGGAGTCCTCCGACGACATCAAGGGGCTGGTCCACGTCAAAAAGGCCGTTGCCGTGCCGTGGGACCGGCGGGCAAACCTGGAGGCCGGAGCCATCATGACCGATGTCCTCCGCGTGCCGGAGACGATCCACCTCGATGCCCTCCTGGCCGAACTGCGCGAGGGAAACCTCCAACTCGCGATTGTCCTGGATGAATACGGCGGAACCGCTGGCATCGCCACCCTTGAGGACCTGGTGGAGGAAATCGTCGGTGAAGTGTCCGACGAGCACGACAAGGTACGCCCGGGACTGCTCCAGAGCGCGTCCGGGGACTGGTACTTCCCCGGGCTGCTGCGGCCCGACGAGCTGTCCGAACAGATCCCGGGGCTGACTGTTCCGGACGAAGCCGCTTACGAAACCGTGGGCGGATACGTCATGAGTGAACTGGGCCGGATCGCCGCAGTGGGGGACACCGTCGAGGTAGGCGGCGGCACCCTGAGCGTGACCAGGATGGACGGCCGAAGGATCGAACGGATCTCCTTCCATCCGGCGGCGCCTGAAGCGGAGCCCGCTCCGGGAGACGGGGGCCAACGATGA
- a CDS encoding hemolysin family protein, with amino-acid sequence MSDWAGIAWLVVLLLGNAFFVGAEFAVMSARRSQIEPLAEAGSKRAQTTLRAMENVSLMLACAQLGITVCSLLILQVAEPAIHHLMAAPLEAVGLPVEVADVAAFAIALMVVTFLHVTFGEMVPKNISVSVADKAALLLAPPLMFVARLVNPVIVALNWSANHILKLLRIEPKDEVNSSFTLEEVQSILQESTRHGLVDDDAGLITGALEFSEYTASNIMVPLDDLVMLKAATTPVEFEKAVSRTGFSRFPMLDDDGMLSGYLHVKDVLSIPESDYQHPIAESRIRSLANLALDDEVETAMSVMQRTGSHLARVIGADGQTHGVLFLEDVIEQLVGEIRDATQATGIRRLGEPNGD; translated from the coding sequence ATGAGTGATTGGGCCGGAATTGCCTGGCTGGTTGTCCTCCTGCTGGGTAACGCGTTTTTCGTCGGCGCGGAGTTCGCGGTGATGTCTGCCAGGCGCAGCCAGATCGAACCCCTCGCGGAGGCCGGTTCCAAGCGGGCGCAGACCACGTTGCGCGCCATGGAAAACGTCTCATTGATGCTGGCCTGTGCGCAGTTGGGCATCACCGTGTGCTCGTTGCTGATCCTGCAGGTGGCCGAACCGGCCATCCACCACCTGATGGCGGCGCCCCTGGAAGCTGTTGGGCTGCCGGTGGAGGTTGCCGACGTCGCAGCGTTCGCTATTGCCCTGATGGTGGTGACTTTCCTGCACGTCACGTTCGGCGAGATGGTGCCGAAGAACATCTCAGTGTCCGTGGCAGACAAGGCGGCCCTGCTGCTGGCCCCGCCGCTGATGTTTGTTGCGCGGTTGGTCAATCCGGTGATCGTCGCGTTGAACTGGTCCGCCAACCACATCCTCAAGCTCCTGCGGATTGAACCCAAGGATGAGGTGAACTCGTCCTTCACGCTCGAAGAAGTCCAGTCGATTTTGCAGGAATCCACCCGTCACGGGCTCGTGGATGATGATGCAGGCCTGATCACCGGCGCCTTGGAGTTCTCCGAGTACACGGCTTCGAACATCATGGTTCCGCTGGACGACCTGGTCATGCTGAAGGCGGCCACCACACCGGTGGAGTTTGAAAAAGCCGTCAGCAGGACCGGGTTCTCAAGGTTCCCGATGCTGGACGATGACGGCATGCTGTCCGGCTACCTCCACGTGAAGGATGTGCTGTCCATTCCCGAGTCGGACTACCAGCACCCCATCGCCGAGAGCAGGATCCGCTCGCTTGCCAACCTCGCACTGGACGACGAAGTTGAAACGGCCATGTCCGTCATGCAGCGCACGGGCTCACACCTGGCCCGTGTGATCGGCGCGGACGGTCAGACCCACGGCGTCCTCTTCCTGGAGGACGTGATCGAACAGCTTGTGGGGGAGATCCGGGACGCCACCCAGGCCACCGGCATCAGGAGGCTGGGCGAGCCGAACGGGGACTAA
- a CDS encoding metal ABC transporter solute-binding protein, Zn/Mn family, whose translation MRHPAAIRTSLAALAGVSLLLTACGSGGGAPSATSGPESSAGVVEVVASTNVYGDIAAIIGGDKVNVTSIITKTSQDPHSYEATAQDRLLVSKAELVIENGGGYDAFLHKMADDSNFPHSNIVTAVEVAGLAPEEGHTDSSSAASESADGHHHEHGEFNEHAWYSLDAMGKLADSLAAKLGELEPGSAALFTSNAATFKAGVDGLAVKLAALKANGTGAAVAVTEPVPLYLLEAAGLENKTPADYTAAIEEGSDVPPAVLKAATDLAGSKDIGFLAYNAQTEGPQTQALKKAAEAAGVPVIDFSETLPEGKTYLQWMTDNVDNVSKVLEKNS comes from the coding sequence GTGCGCCACCCCGCCGCCATCCGAACGTCCCTCGCAGCCCTCGCCGGCGTGAGCCTGCTGCTCACCGCCTGCGGCTCCGGAGGCGGTGCACCGTCGGCGACGTCCGGCCCGGAGTCATCCGCCGGCGTCGTCGAGGTGGTGGCGTCCACCAACGTGTACGGAGACATCGCCGCGATCATCGGCGGGGACAAAGTCAACGTCACCTCCATCATCACCAAGACCAGCCAGGACCCGCATTCGTACGAGGCCACCGCGCAGGACCGGCTGCTGGTGTCCAAAGCGGAATTGGTGATCGAGAACGGCGGCGGCTACGACGCCTTCCTCCACAAGATGGCCGACGACAGCAACTTCCCGCACAGCAATATCGTCACGGCCGTCGAAGTGGCTGGCCTGGCTCCGGAGGAAGGCCACACTGATTCGTCGTCGGCGGCGAGCGAGTCAGCTGACGGCCACCACCACGAGCACGGTGAGTTCAACGAGCACGCCTGGTACAGCCTGGATGCCATGGGTAAGCTCGCTGATTCATTGGCGGCAAAACTGGGTGAACTCGAACCGGGATCAGCCGCCCTGTTCACTTCCAATGCCGCAACCTTCAAAGCCGGGGTGGACGGCCTGGCCGTCAAGCTTGCCGCACTGAAGGCCAACGGAACAGGCGCAGCCGTGGCCGTGACCGAACCTGTCCCGCTGTACCTGCTCGAGGCAGCCGGGCTGGAGAACAAGACTCCGGCCGACTACACCGCCGCGATCGAGGAAGGCTCGGACGTTCCGCCCGCGGTGCTGAAGGCAGCCACGGACCTGGCGGGATCCAAGGACATCGGGTTCCTGGCGTACAACGCGCAGACAGAGGGACCCCAGACACAGGCGCTGAAAAAGGCAGCCGAAGCAGCCGGCGTTCCCGTCATTGACTTCAGCGAAACCTTGCCCGAAGGCAAGACGTACCTGCAGTGGATGACGGACAATGTTGACAACGTCAGCAAAGTTTTGGAGAAAAATAGTTGA